Sequence from the Planctomycetota bacterium genome:
GCCGATCGACATCTCGAAGGGCGACGAGGTCGCCCAGGTCGGCACCATCAGTGCCAACGGCGACGCGTCGGTCGGCCAGATGCTGGCCGAGGCGTTCCAGAAGGTGGGCAAGGACGGCGTCATCACGGTCGAGGAGGGCAAGGGCCTCGAGACCACCGTGGACAACGTTGAGGGGATGCAGTTCGACCGCGGATACCTCTCGCCCCATTTCGTCACGGACCCCGACCGCATGGAATGCGTGCTGGAGGGGGCGTTTATCCTTATACATGAGGAGAAGATTTCGAACGTCAAAGGGTTGGTGCCCCTCCTGGAAAAAGTGAGCAAGGCGAACCGGCCCCTGCTGATCGTCGCCGAGGATATCGAGGGCGAGGCCCTCGCGACACTCGTCGTCAACAAACTGCGGGGCATCCTCAGCGTCTGTGCCGTCAAGGCGCCCGGCTACGGCGACCGGCGCAAGGCCATGCTCCAGGACGTCTCCACGCTGACCGGCGCCCAGCCGATTATGAAAGACCTGGGGATCCAACTCGAGAACATCACCCTGGCGCAACTGGGGACGGCCAAGAAGATCATCATTGACGACGACAACACGACGATCATCGAAGGGGCGGGCGACACGAAGGCCATCCAGGGCCGCATCGAACAAATCCGCCGCGAAATCGAAACCACCACCAGCGACTATGACAAGGAAAAACTCCAGGAACGGCTGGCGAAACTGGCGGGCGGCGTGGCCCAGGTGAACGTCGGCGCCGCCACCGAGACCGAGATGAAAGAGAAAAAGGCGCGCGTCGAGGACGCGCTCCACGCGACGCGGGCCGCCATCGAAGAAGGCATCGTGCCGGGCGGCGGCGTCGCGCTCCTGAGGTGCCTCGGTGCCCTCGACAAGGTGAAGACCGTGGGCGACGACGAGGCGACGGGCGTCGAGATCGTCCGGCGGGCACTCCAGGCGCCGGCCCGGCAGATCGTCGAGAACGCCGGTTACGAAGGCGCGGTCGTCGTCCGAAACATCCTCGCGAAGAGCGGCGCCTACGGTTTCGACGCCGACA
This genomic interval carries:
- the groL gene encoding chaperonin GroEL (60 kDa chaperone family; promotes refolding of misfolded polypeptides especially under stressful conditions; forms two stacked rings of heptamers to form a barrel-shaped 14mer; ends can be capped by GroES; misfolded proteins enter the barrel where they are refolded when GroES binds); translated protein: MAAKMLAFEGEARSRLLAGVEKLARAVRSTLGPRGRNAVLDKGWGAPTVTKDGVTVAEEIELKDKYENMGAQLVKEAASKTSDVAGDGTTTATVITEAIFREALRNITAGADAMALNRGIQKAVRAVVAHLAKLSKPIDISKGDEVAQVGTISANGDASVGQMLAEAFQKVGKDGVITVEEGKGLETTVDNVEGMQFDRGYLSPHFVTDPDRMECVLEGAFILIHEEKISNVKGLVPLLEKVSKANRPLLIVAEDIEGEALATLVVNKLRGILSVCAVKAPGYGDRRKAMLQDVSTLTGAQPIMKDLGIQLENITLAQLGTAKKIIIDDDNTTIIEGAGDTKAIQGRIEQIRREIETTTSDYDKEKLQERLAKLAGGVAQVNVGAATETEMKEKKARVEDALHATRAAIEEGIVPGGGVALLRCLGALDKVKTVGDDEATGVEIVRRALQAPARQIVENAGYEGAVVVRNILAKSGAYGFDADKGEYGDLVKAGIVDPTKVVRTALENAASVAGLLVTTDACIATKPEKKEPGGPPGMPPGGMGGMGGMGGGMGGMM